A genomic segment from Pseudoduganella chitinolytica encodes:
- a CDS encoding MgtC/SapB family protein — MSLLSTTIPAMGGPLQGAATEWPYLEMLTRFALALALGLLIGLERERRKKEAGLRTFGFIAVLGAVGASLGDTYAYIVLCLTGLLTVFLNIQDMRTHAGTELTTSAAMLVTCIAGILCGKGHTLTPAAIMVSSTALLAWKDILQGFSIGLTEGELRSALLLAILGIVIYPALPVGSIGPMGLIEPRAAWATVILIAGIGFVNYVLWKAFGTRGVAIAGFLGGLVNSSVTVNELASRVGKHASGAVAAAAYRGILLATSAMVTRNAVILALLAPGVAVAGAGAYLAMLAASAFFVFYPRTPAATGIVARQAEQSDQIVLPFSLWSALKYGLVFLLLHILGVLTQKYFGNVGFYVVSLIGGTVSSASAVAAAASLAADGKLTLDAAATGAIIASLASVAINLPFVLRVPNRRFVLAIAVAMAVIAALGLAGMLLGETLAELVNSHFPVLLSLYQPRH; from the coding sequence CGCTCGGCCTGCTGATCGGCCTGGAGCGCGAGCGCCGCAAGAAGGAGGCGGGCCTGCGCACCTTCGGCTTCATTGCCGTGCTGGGCGCGGTGGGCGCATCGCTGGGTGACACCTATGCCTATATCGTGCTGTGCCTGACGGGCCTGCTGACGGTCTTCCTCAACATCCAGGACATGCGCACCCACGCGGGCACCGAGCTGACCACGTCGGCCGCCATGCTCGTCACCTGTATCGCCGGCATCCTGTGCGGCAAGGGGCATACGCTGACGCCGGCCGCGATCATGGTCAGCTCCACCGCCCTGCTGGCCTGGAAGGACATCCTGCAGGGCTTCTCGATCGGCCTGACCGAAGGCGAGTTGCGTTCGGCGCTGCTGCTGGCCATCCTGGGCATCGTCATCTATCCCGCGCTGCCCGTCGGCAGCATCGGGCCGATGGGCCTGATCGAACCGCGCGCCGCGTGGGCCACCGTGATCCTGATCGCCGGCATCGGCTTCGTCAACTACGTGCTGTGGAAGGCGTTCGGCACGCGTGGGGTGGCGATTGCCGGCTTCCTCGGCGGCCTCGTCAACAGCAGCGTCACCGTCAACGAACTGGCCTCGCGCGTCGGCAAGCATGCCAGCGGCGCGGTCGCGGCGGCGGCATACCGCGGCATCCTGTTGGCCACGTCGGCCATGGTCACACGCAATGCCGTGATCCTGGCGCTGCTGGCGCCCGGCGTGGCCGTCGCGGGCGCCGGCGCCTACCTTGCCATGCTGGCCGCCAGCGCCTTCTTCGTGTTCTATCCGCGCACGCCGGCCGCCACCGGCATCGTGGCGCGCCAGGCCGAGCAATCCGACCAGATCGTGCTGCCGTTCTCGCTGTGGAGCGCGCTGAAGTACGGCCTGGTGTTCCTGCTGCTGCACATCCTGGGAGTGCTGACGCAGAAATACTTCGGCAACGTGGGCTTCTACGTCGTCAGCCTGATTGGCGGCACCGTGTCCAGCGCCAGCGCGGTCGCCGCCGCCGCCAGCCTGGCCGCCGACGGCAAACTGACACTGGACGCGGCGGCCACCGGCGCCATCATCGCGTCCCTGGCCAGCGTGGCGATCAACCTGCCGTTCGTGCTGCGCGTGCCGAACCGCCGCTTCGTGCTGGCCATCGCCGTCGCGATGGCCGTCATCGCGGCGCTGGGGCTGGCCGGGATGCTGTTGGGCGAGACGCTGGCGGAGCTCGTCAACAGCCATTTCCCTGTCCTGCTCAGCTTGTACCAGCCGCGGCACTGA